The following DNA comes from Camelina sativa cultivar DH55 chromosome 14, Cs, whole genome shotgun sequence.
NNNNNNNNNNNNNNNNNNNNNNNNNNNNNNNNNNNNNNNNNNNNNNNNNNNNNNNNNNNNNNNNNNNNNNNNNNNNNNNNNNNNNNNNNNNNNNNNNNNNNNNNNNNNNNNNNNNNNNNNNNNNNNNNNNNNNNNNNNNNNNNNNNNNNNNNNNNNNNNNNNNNNNNNNNNNNNNNNNNNNNNNNNNNNNNNNNNNNNNNNNNNNNNNNNNNNNNNNNNNNNNNNNNNNNNNNNNNNNNNNNNNNNNNNNNNNNNNNNNNNNNNNNNNNNNNNNNNNNNNNNNNNNNNNNNNNNNNNNNNNNNNNNNNNNNNNNNNNNNNNNNGTAATCGAACAATGCGACCATGTCTCTCGAGTGCTGTGAAGATTCAGGTTTGTTTATTCTCCTTTTTAGGCATTTATTGATATTGTGAATTGGTTTTTCAATGAGAAAAAGGATGGTAAAAGCTGATTCTGTTTCAGGCTGATGAATTAAGCAAGGAAGATTTCACAGGCTCTAAGGTTAAGCTTAGCTCCTCTTATCTCTCTTTGCCACTAGGAAGCATTGTGAAGTTATGGAGTTTTGTTCATAAAACGTTGTTGATGGGTCTTTCTCTATTACAGTGGTTGGTTCTAAGATATGCTGTTCTTAATTTAGAAGTAATCCAAGCAGCCATTCGATTTGCCAAGCAAGAAGGTCTTTCTGTTTCCTTGGATTTAGCTAGTTTTGAGGTATGTGTTTGGAGCAACCattaaccttttgttttcaAGTCTCCTTTTGAAATATGATCTGTGGCTTTACAAATGTTTACGCACTTGAGCTTTTCatttttgaattgaaaatatataaattcttgTGACTAGATGGTCCGGAATTCTAAATCAGAGCTTCGAAAGCTTCTGGAGTCTGGTAACATAGATCTTTGCTTTGCTAACGAGGACGAAGCAGCAGAGCTTCTTAGGTAATTGATGTTTCTTTATCCCCTGCAAAGACTCAGGGTTTTTTTTAACCCTTTCGCTTGAGTCCATGAAATACTCTTAAGCTCTGGATTGTGAGTTTCAGGGGTGAGCAAGAATCAGGCCCGGAGGCTGCTCTTGAGTTCTTAAGCAGACATTGCAGATGGGCTGTGGTAACTTTAGGGTCTAAAGGGTGCATtgcaaaacataataaagaggtttgtttttaaaaaaaagctcGGTAACTTATCAAGTAGCTTTATGTTTCACTTATCCTTGGCTCTTTTTGATCGCTTATGAGGAAATTTCGCCATACAAAGTTGTAGTTCAAATTGTGATTCTAAAAGCTCTTTCTGGTTAGGTTGTTTCTGGGACTGaagggtatatatatatgaatcatcTTTAAAAAACCTATAACCTTTggtatttatttatctttatcAACATCAAGATCCcacttttctttttaggttttgaCTGAATTGAAGGATCCTaaagttcacaaatcacaacgAATAAGTATTTTCATCTCTTTACTTGATCAGGTGGTACAAATATCAGCCATAGGAGAGACAGTAGCAACTGATGCCACAGGAGCGGGTGACCTATTCGCAAGCGGGTTTCTGTACGGACTAATAAAGGGGTTGTCTTTGGCAGAATGTTGCAAAGTGGGATCATGCAGTGGCGGATCGGTCATCCGTGCTCTCGGAGGAGAAGTAACCCCAGAGAATTGGCAGTGGATGAACAAACAGTTGCAGATGAAGGACTTACCTGTTCCTGACATTCACAACTGATGATCACCAGCAGATTGTGGGGATTTCAAGCAATTGCCTTCAAGGGCCGTTTCTTTATTTAGGCTGTTCTTAGCTTTATGTTGTTCACAAAGAATCTCACAGCATTGTCTCTGTACTCAGGTCTCAGTTAATTCAATTCACATGTTTGTTTCCAAATTATTGTGTGCATAAACTTCAACTTCTCTGTTCGGGTTTAGGGTGTAAGTTTCTCTGTGGCTCAGAAGGTTCGATTTTAAGCTAAGTTACTGTTATTCTCTTAGAGAGTCAATGCAGAATAAAGAAGTGGATTTCCGTGTCGGTAAAGAACCCTCGTTCACAGACTCTCAGTCATTCCCAACAAAACCAGGAGCTACGTCTCAACCCGTAAAACAAGCACACACAAAAGTACACTAATAAAGGTAGTCACAACTCATTGGTCcgtaatctttgttttttagtttgattCACAAAACTTCGATCATTGATGGATAGTTATTGTAAATCCTAGAATAGAGCTTCTGCTATCATATTGTATTTATGACTTTGTAGTAatcattactttaaaaaaattgttgtgaGTTGTCGCTATATATATCAATCAAGCTGTTGCTCTGCTGAAGTAGTATAAAAAGTCTCTTATTATAGATTTATGTCAGGACACtccagacatatatatatagtgttaacTCCCAAACACAAGAGGGAGATTTATTAGTGAAACCCAAGCTCAAGGTTTATGGTGTATCCATAGAGACTAGGATCTACAAGACAACAAAGTGACACTTAGAGAGGTAGCAGACAACTCttaaaagagtatttttgctTCAGCAGTTGAAGTAGCAGAAACATGCGAATgtttataattgtatttatgGCATTTATGTTTATAATTGTAAAAGTGTTTGATAGAgaacaataatcaaatattgtattttttgtcaaaaataaacaCGATAACTAATTTaactataaacaaaaatgaagacaCCAATCAGAAACTACAAATTGTGAAAGTCTACAAGACTACAACTTCTTCACATATAAAAACTGTTACGAACGAAAGTGCATGGTGGACAAAACAGGACATGAATCTGGCTAAGTATTACAAATTATGTCGAACATGCATGAAACCGTACGAATCAAActaattacttttattttttttttcaacgtcAACATCTAATTTATTTGCTTGATATTGTCGGAATACAAAAAGAGGTTATGATAATTATGACAAATATTGTTTGATAGTGAGCACAGAATCGGCCAGTGTTTGGATCTGCACATACATAAACCAGTCTTGtctgtaattttcttataaactaCTCTGTTTTCTGAAATAAATGGATTCAGCCTTGACCTTTGAAAATGTTACATCGCCATCTTTATTTTTAGTGTGTATTAAGATTGTTTTTGAGCACGTGACTCACATCTCATCTCACGTGATTCCCGGATCTCGATCATTTTTCTAGAATTTTCGATTTCCATGAGAACCTCGTGATCGTGAAACTATATTACATTTCAGTATTTCTGAATCATTTCATTATCATTATGTGTGGATAAGTTTTTTCTTGGCGCGTGATTTCACGTGGCCGCTTAAAAGGAGCTTACAAGTGGATTTATAgtttgtttatactttatacatatGTTCACCAACCAGTCTATCTACATGGGGATAATTGTTGTTTGTCACGTATGTACTACGCACAGATATATCTTGTAAAAATATAACGTTTGAGTCGCGTTGTTGCGTTgtagaattatatattatatgaatcgTTATTACTTGatgtaaaatatacatttaaaaaatatatatatatattttttacttcaGCAAAGATTTGAAACATATATACTTCAGCAAAGATTCGAAACATAGCAGTATATAGTTCGATTTATGTTTGTAGAAATATCTACACCCGAATCCGGAAAAACTTAGTGAGATTTCATTAAATATTGGGTTCGTTTGACATTGGAAACTTGCTATATCAATAAAAGATCCTTTTAGAattaagatattatatatttcttaacaAATTGAACATGTAggatattatatatctatatatgaatGCGcatataaaatggaaaatttcgAATTTTTGCTATAATCAAAAGATCTACCAACGCAAGCAATGCCAATAATATGATGGATTTGAGTAAAATCCTGCAATctaacatatatatctttttctaaattgaaaataatttatatatgatagaataaaagtatattttaaatatccaccATGATAACCAACATGGCTTATATATGAACTCagataataattaatttcaCCGTTCTCTAGCGCCTATACAGTATATGACATATACTACATACTAATGCACATTCGTAGTCGCAGATATTATTATAGGGCGCCCAACCTTGTTTTCAACAAGTTAAAAACGAACCATTGTTTATTCGTTGGTTAAAAACATAGACAACTGAATATAGAATAAACAGCAAACAACCACTAATTTGGGCAATAGAGTACTTGCCCagactatattttttaaagaaatgaaacaaattaaTTGGGACGGCCAAGCAACATATTATAAAATGACCATTATgcaaatgatatataaatctaCGTATTATGAAGTTCTCTATATAAAAGGACCACACTAGCTAGTCTCTCTAGTGATCGTATCTGTCTCAGTATCAGTGTGTCTCTTTCTCCAACCAGAATATTTGTTTCCTCTTATCTTTCCTTTTATTAATCCGATCAATCTCCCCGAGAAAATTTATCATATATCTTCGCTTTCCCGTTTCATTTTCTCGCAAAATCTTCCCTAGAATTATTTCACCcatacatttacatatatatatatatatatatacacaccatAATAACCCTCAGAATACATCTCTCTATACACCAANaaaaaaaaaaaaaaaatggaggcgTCGAGTATGATATACAACTATCCGTTTTGGAACTACGGTCCTAACAATCTGTTCTCGAATATTCTCTCCGTCGTCAAAGTGGCCGCCTTCGCAGTAGGTGCGTGGTATCTACGGGCGACGGTGACTTCACTGCATGCGGTtatggtttggttcaattggtTTATTGGGTTTCTAAAAATCCTTCTCTTCGCGTCCGCTGGCGTAGGCGCCAGCTTCTTGGCTTTAGCTTACCTTCACGAATCCAAAACCACCAAGGAAAAGGAACGGGAGCTACTATACGATCAATATCTTGCCGTCCCCCCGCCCCCTCGTGTATTGACGTTTGATGATTATAATATACTGAATGGTCATCAGGATGTTGGGTATTATAACAACTCCGTTTACAGAGAGACTGTGCCGGCGTTTCAAGAGTTTTATAAGCCGGTTGAGGAGAGTATTTGTAGATATGATCGAGAGGTGGTTGAGGTGAGTTCGAAGAGTTACAGGAGGACgagatcagagaagaagaagaagacggaggagAAGGTGGAGTACCGGAGGATGGAAACGGAGAGAGTGACGAAAACGGCGTCGTTGAGGTCCAAGACGATGGATGGTTTGAGCAGGGAGGACTTTCGTATGACGGTTGAGACTTTTATCATGGAGAGGAAGAAGTCGCTCCTCCAAGAAAGGGATCCATGGCAAAACGGTGCCGTCCCTCAGTGGCAGAAAAACGACGGCCTCGGTGATCACTGGCAATACGGTGTCCCTCAGTTGCAGCAGGACGGCGTTGATTACTTGCAGAACGGTGTCGACCCTCAGTGTCAGCAGAACGGTGCTGCTAATCGTTTGGAGAACGGCGTTTTCCCACAGTTTCAAAACGGCGATT
Coding sequences within:
- the LOC104740657 gene encoding uncharacterized protein LOC104740657; translated protein: MEASSMIYNYPFWNYGPNNLFSNILSVVKVAAFAVGAWYLRATVTSLHAVMVWFNWFIGFLKILLFASAGVGASFLALAYLHESKTTKEKERELLYDQYLAVPPPPRVLTFDDYNILNGHQDVGYYNNSVYRETVPAFQEFYKPVEESICRYDREVVEVSSKSYRRTRSEKKKKTEEKVEYRRMETERVTKTASLRSKTMDGLSREDFRMTVETFIMERKKSLLQERDPWQNGAVPQWQKNDGLGDHWQYGVPQLQQDGVDYLQNGVDPQCQQNGAANRLENGVFPQFQNGDFPQLQNGDFAQLQNGVDHWQQNGVAPQWQQNGVVPQLQNGVVPQWKSKWENNGVPEPQNSIVQWHGSRDDGSGRHRRHGRRSRSHRLVDGPGSNNGSGYGSYLAISN